Proteins from a single region of Cydia amplana chromosome 17, ilCydAmpl1.1, whole genome shotgun sequence:
- the LOC134655622 gene encoding uncharacterized protein LOC134655622 produces MTDRRSRTRSRSRHRSRSRHRSDSRYRDDRRSKNVDLQKEMRKIFERLSALERQPPSSQSVSLPAIGHRDSGGTPPGTPPGMPPRRRSRSMAHAPDHVAVSASPRAQSASSAVASEQATTEALVNAIRSINNAMQTMMNRSLSPRVQCLLGPRHWMMDSLHPCRPKRILPVPLRQVKIHLPWEIKEKRPRRSRVRKGRIREKPYPVALIFPKPALNKVVSR; encoded by the exons ATGACTGATCGGCGGTCACGTACACGAAGTAGGAGTCGTCATCGTAGTAGAAGTCGTCATCGTAGTGATAGTCGGTACCGGGATGACCGTAGATCTAAAAACGTTGATCTTCAAAAAGAAATGCGgaaaatttttgaacgtttaaGTGCGTTAGAAAGGCAACCACCCTCATCGCAATCAGTGTCGCTGCCAGCCATAGGTCATCGGGACTCCGGGGGCACGCCGCCGGGCACGCCGCCGGGCATGCCACCGCGGAGACGCAGCCGGTCTATGGCGCACGCGCCTGACCACGTGGCGGTCAGCGCCAGTCCACGGGCGCAGTCTGCGAGCAGTGCAGTGGCTTCGGAGCAAGCTACAACTGAAGCATTGGTGAACGCGATACGATCCATCAATAACGCG ATGCAGACAATGATGAACCGGAGTCTGTCGCCGCGGGTCCAATGCCTTCTGGGTCCACGACATTGGATGATGGACTCGTTACACCCATGCCGACCGAAAAGGATACTTCCGGTCCCGCTACGACAGGTCAAGATTCATCTACCATGGGAGATTAAGGAGAAGAGACCGAGACGTTCTCGCGTCAGGAAAGGCCGTATTAGAGAGAAGCCTTACCCGGTGGCGCTAATTTTTCCAAAACCAGCTTTGAACAAAGTTGTTTCGCGCTAA
- the LOC134656032 gene encoding LOW QUALITY PROTEIN: macrophage migration inhibitory factor homolog (The sequence of the model RefSeq protein was modified relative to this genomic sequence to represent the inferred CDS: inserted 1 base in 1 codon): MPCLRRIXNVPNSKIPKDFVNRIIPVLAKAVRKDVEKFSCVISGDCQVSFAGDSSQPGAVSTLESIGHVAPRDNRVIGRDLSAFVQKELGIHPDRFFISIYDIKGTNIVKGGDTLQQ, encoded by the exons ATGCCGTGTTTAAGGAGAA CTAATGTTCCTAATAGTAAAATCCCTAAGGATTTTGTGAATAGAATTATTCCTGTGTTGGCGAAGGCTGTTAGGAAAGACGTTGAG AAGTTCTCATGCGTGATATCAGGGGACTGCCAGGTGTCCTTCGCTGGGGACTCGTCCCAACCAGGGGCCGTCTCCACTCTCGAGTCCATAGGACACGTCGcgcctagg GACAATCGAGTGATCGGGCGGGACCTGTCCGCGTTTGTACAGAAGGAGCTGGGAATACACCCTGACAG gtTTTTCATAAGTATTTACGATATTAAAGGCACCAATATTGTAAAAGGCGGTGACACGCTacaacaataa